Proteins encoded within one genomic window of Mycolicibacterium aubagnense:
- a CDS encoding PDR/VanB family oxidoreductase — MSRLLGRPAAVDDPTPALKAMGQVARGYSRLFTESRIADRLSPARPVRRAGYDARLEVVAVDRLAADVVGLTLSRPDRSPLPRWTPGAHIDVFTPSGRQRHYSLTGDRFDPLHYRIAVRQIPDGAGSTELHRVRVGDTLRIRGPRNAFSLAPADDYVFIAGGIGITPILPMVREVASGTSPWRLVYTGRSRESMPFIDELTELGHGQVLIRPDDQYGTPNLAELCVADSPRAAFYVCGPPAMIERARNVATVAAGAGTTAEFHSERFSAAPIVDGRAFTVTLTESRLTVDVGADESALAAIRRVKPDVQYSCQQGFCGACRVQLVDGVVEHRDRVLTPDQHSDSMMICVSRAQGDSISVAL, encoded by the coding sequence ATGAGCCGGCTGCTCGGCCGGCCGGCAGCCGTCGACGACCCGACTCCTGCGCTCAAGGCGATGGGGCAGGTGGCCCGCGGCTATTCGCGGCTGTTCACCGAGAGCAGGATTGCGGACCGCTTGTCTCCGGCCCGCCCGGTACGCCGCGCGGGATACGACGCACGGCTCGAAGTTGTTGCGGTGGATCGCCTGGCGGCCGATGTGGTCGGCCTGACCCTGAGCCGGCCCGACCGTTCACCGCTCCCCCGGTGGACGCCGGGTGCGCACATCGATGTGTTCACCCCATCGGGGCGGCAACGGCATTACTCGCTGACCGGTGACCGATTCGATCCACTCCACTACCGGATCGCCGTGCGGCAGATACCCGACGGAGCGGGTTCGACCGAACTGCATCGCGTCCGTGTCGGCGACACGCTTCGCATCCGGGGTCCCCGCAACGCGTTCAGCCTTGCCCCGGCCGACGACTACGTATTCATCGCAGGCGGGATCGGCATCACGCCGATCTTGCCGATGGTGCGCGAGGTGGCATCCGGCACGTCTCCCTGGCGCCTGGTGTACACCGGACGGTCACGCGAGTCGATGCCCTTCATCGACGAGCTCACCGAGCTCGGGCACGGCCAGGTCCTGATCCGGCCCGACGACCAGTACGGCACACCGAATTTGGCCGAGTTGTGTGTGGCCGATTCACCCCGCGCGGCGTTCTATGTGTGTGGCCCTCCGGCCATGATCGAACGGGCTCGTAATGTCGCCACCGTCGCGGCCGGGGCAGGCACAACTGCGGAATTCCACAGTGAACGGTTCAGTGCCGCACCCATCGTCGATGGCAGGGCCTTCACCGTGACGCTCACCGAATCGAGGCTCACTGTCGACGTCGGCGCGGACGAGTCTGCTCTCGCCGCGATCCGCCGGGTCAAACCGGACGTGCAGTACTCGTGCCAGCAGGGTTTCTGCGGAGCCTGCCGCGTGCAGCTGGTGGACGGCGTTGTCGAGCACCGGGATCGGGTGCTGACTCCCGATCAGCACAGCGACTCGATGATGATCTGCGTTTCCCGTGCCCAGGGTGACTCGATCTCCGTTGCTCTCTAG
- a CDS encoding flavin-containing monooxygenase produces MTKSAPTHVHTAIIGAGFGGIGAAMRLKDSGDSDFLVFERATDIGGTWQANTYPGAQCDIPSVLYSYSFAPNPEWTRLYPLQRELKSYIEKCVDGSGIRPHIRLGHDVTDASWDDLAQVWQIVAGGQRFTATVLVVATGPFSEPSIPDLPGLEDFSGPAFHSAQWRHDVDLRGKAVGVIGTGASAVQFIPQIQPDVAKLVVFQRTPTWILPHPDRPVGPAVRSAFRTAPLVQRVARSAVSLVQEAMVPGLVHLPTLLQPMAAVGMWHLRRQVRDEDLRAKLTPQYAFGCKRPTFSNTYYPALAADNTVVETSAIRRVTADGIETADGTHHRLDAIVFGTGFKLAHNEGFTRIHGRDGRSLAEVWAGGEMKAHLGTVIPGFPNLFMILGPNSVVYTSQIVTIEAQLDFVLDALAQMRHRQIRSIEVSDETLDNFVEYVDRRLADSVWNSGGCQSYYLSPSGRNFTFWPGFVFTFRHQMRRIRLGEFDIRYATAPPAATDTELVVGR; encoded by the coding sequence ATGACCAAATCCGCCCCCACACACGTTCATACCGCGATCATCGGTGCCGGATTCGGCGGGATCGGCGCGGCAATGCGACTCAAGGATTCCGGCGACAGCGACTTTCTCGTGTTCGAGCGGGCCACCGACATCGGGGGCACATGGCAGGCGAACACGTACCCGGGAGCGCAGTGCGATATCCCGTCGGTGCTGTATTCCTACTCTTTTGCACCGAATCCGGAGTGGACCCGCCTCTATCCGCTGCAGCGAGAACTGAAGTCGTACATCGAAAAATGTGTCGATGGCAGCGGCATCCGGCCGCACATTCGACTCGGGCATGATGTCACCGACGCCTCATGGGACGACCTGGCGCAGGTGTGGCAGATCGTCGCAGGCGGTCAACGTTTCACCGCTACCGTTCTCGTGGTCGCCACCGGACCATTCAGCGAACCGTCGATCCCGGATCTCCCAGGGCTCGAAGACTTCTCGGGCCCGGCATTTCACTCAGCGCAATGGCGCCACGATGTCGACCTGCGGGGAAAGGCAGTCGGTGTCATCGGCACCGGCGCTTCGGCCGTGCAATTCATCCCGCAGATTCAGCCCGACGTCGCCAAACTGGTTGTGTTTCAACGGACACCAACGTGGATACTGCCCCACCCGGACCGCCCGGTCGGGCCCGCGGTGCGTTCGGCGTTCCGCACGGCCCCACTCGTCCAGCGCGTGGCACGCTCGGCGGTCAGCCTGGTTCAGGAGGCGATGGTGCCCGGTCTGGTCCATCTCCCGACGCTGCTGCAGCCGATGGCGGCCGTCGGGATGTGGCATCTCCGTCGACAGGTTCGCGACGAGGACCTCCGCGCAAAGCTGACACCGCAATACGCGTTCGGCTGCAAACGCCCGACGTTCTCCAACACGTACTACCCCGCGCTCGCAGCGGACAACACCGTCGTGGAAACCTCGGCGATCCGGCGCGTCACCGCGGACGGGATCGAGACTGCCGACGGCACCCACCATCGCCTCGACGCCATCGTGTTCGGAACCGGGTTCAAGCTGGCCCACAACGAGGGCTTCACCCGCATCCACGGTCGAGACGGCCGTAGCCTCGCGGAGGTATGGGCCGGCGGCGAGATGAAAGCGCACCTCGGCACCGTCATTCCAGGTTTTCCGAATCTGTTCATGATTCTCGGCCCGAACTCGGTGGTGTACACGTCGCAAATCGTGACGATCGAAGCGCAGCTCGACTTCGTTCTCGACGCCCTCGCGCAGATGCGCCACCGCCAGATCCGCAGTATCGAGGTGTCGGACGAGACCCTCGACAACTTTGTCGAGTACGTCGACCGCCGCCTCGCCGACTCCGTGTGGAACTCTGGCGGTTGTCAGAGCTACTACCTGAGCCCATCTGGCCGCAATTTCACCTTCTGGCCCGGCTTCGTCTTCACCTTCCGGCATCAGATGCGCCGAATTCGTCTCGGAGAGTTCGACATCCGCTATGCGACCGCACCACCCGCGGCTACCGATACCGAGTTGGTGGTCGGGCGATGA
- a CDS encoding short-chain dehydrogenase/reductase: MTAHPAMNLSGAVVFITGAAQGIGFEAATRFVAAGSRVVLVDVDDEQLGKAQALLGSNTIGVVADVRDAEALTAAVDQAVGTWGRIDVVVANAGVTPPPATLRTIEPDAFQRVIDINLLGAVHTVRAATEHIISSRGHIQLIGSCAAFAPGMGGAAYMISKAGVEQLGRALRIELAAHHVTVGISYFGIVDTALARTTLDDDPVGRRIGELLPWPLNQRIDADYAAARIVDAVRQRKASSIAPRAWIPYAWLRGVINVILDQQLAANPTVANIIRQLER; this comes from the coding sequence ATGACCGCACATCCAGCGATGAACCTCTCCGGCGCAGTGGTTTTCATCACCGGCGCGGCACAGGGAATCGGCTTCGAGGCGGCGACCCGGTTCGTCGCGGCCGGATCCCGAGTCGTCCTTGTCGACGTCGACGACGAGCAACTCGGGAAGGCCCAGGCGCTGCTGGGGAGCAACACCATCGGCGTCGTGGCTGATGTGCGTGATGCCGAGGCGTTGACCGCCGCGGTCGACCAAGCGGTCGGCACCTGGGGACGTATCGACGTGGTGGTCGCCAACGCCGGCGTCACACCACCGCCGGCGACCCTGCGCACGATTGAACCCGATGCGTTCCAACGGGTTATCGACATCAACTTGCTCGGTGCGGTGCACACCGTCCGCGCGGCGACCGAGCACATCATCTCCAGCCGCGGACACATTCAGCTCATCGGTTCGTGCGCAGCGTTCGCACCGGGGATGGGCGGTGCGGCGTACATGATCAGCAAGGCCGGGGTCGAGCAGCTCGGGCGTGCGTTGCGAATCGAGCTGGCAGCGCATCACGTAACGGTCGGAATCTCCTACTTCGGCATCGTCGACACCGCGCTGGCCCGCACGACACTCGATGACGATCCGGTGGGCCGGCGAATCGGCGAACTGCTGCCCTGGCCGTTGAACCAACGCATCGACGCGGACTACGCCGCCGCACGCATTGTCGATGCGGTCAGGCAACGCAAAGCAAGCAGCATCGCTCCGCGAGCATGGATTCCCTATGCCTGGCTTCGCGGTGTCATCAACGTGATCCTGGATCAGCAGCTCGCGGCCAACCCGACGGTCGCCAACATCATCCGGCAACTGGAGCGGTGA
- a CDS encoding Abi-alpha family protein codes for MVTTSDVHGLIGTVTTFARRGLRIAGNAGLPMRGVPSQGHAAAHSNSQSRPADGAVTTPNDVPQLNDALHTKMAGLLDRSVEQSTCETRLELYTRIVDQLVADEARILRALSDGTASPLVNVYSQSRWWSSPRAVLTNTSLIGRTAGVTLPTMVPTYVANLLQLGLVEIGPQADQSEAGYEVLMAEPSVTRAIADAEAARHSARVEQLSLRLSELGHELWTISMGNDSP; via the coding sequence ATGGTCACCACCTCCGATGTGCACGGCCTGATCGGGACCGTCACCACATTCGCCCGGCGAGGCCTACGCATCGCGGGAAACGCCGGCCTCCCCATGCGGGGGGTGCCGTCGCAGGGGCACGCCGCCGCGCATTCGAACTCGCAATCGCGGCCCGCCGATGGTGCCGTTACGACACCGAATGACGTGCCCCAACTGAACGATGCGCTTCACACCAAGATGGCCGGGCTGTTGGATCGTTCGGTCGAACAGAGCACCTGCGAGACCCGGCTGGAGCTGTACACCCGTATCGTCGACCAGCTTGTCGCCGACGAGGCACGGATTCTCCGTGCGCTGTCAGACGGCACCGCCTCGCCGCTTGTCAACGTCTATTCGCAGTCTCGATGGTGGTCGTCGCCTCGGGCCGTCCTGACCAACACGTCTCTCATCGGCCGCACCGCAGGCGTCACATTGCCGACCATGGTGCCGACGTACGTCGCCAACCTGCTGCAACTCGGTTTGGTTGAAATCGGACCGCAGGCAGACCAATCGGAAGCCGGGTACGAGGTACTCATGGCAGAACCCAGCGTCACGCGTGCCATCGCCGACGCCGAGGCGGCGCGGCATTCAGCTCGGGTCGAGCAGCTCAGTCTGCGTCTGTCCGAACTCGGGCACGAGCTGTGGACGATATCAATGGGCAACGATTCCCCGTAG
- a CDS encoding TetR/AcrR family transcriptional regulator — protein MTTNRGDHARAAILTALRALLELNPISETSVQAITRQAGVTRTAFYFYFDSKYSALAELLHGRTTAAMLDRSFAVRMPGESTRALIARVITGIRAALAADDPVWASCRASAGYEPEIAEIVADVEDAITRRIVAIVVTEVCQGAQPISADLPALVRVLTTATVTGCAPARFGAPSGQPDPATDVVPALWLNALWPR, from the coding sequence ATGACCACAAACCGGGGTGATCACGCCCGTGCGGCAATCTTGACGGCGCTGCGCGCATTGCTGGAGCTGAACCCGATCTCTGAGACTTCGGTGCAGGCGATCACTCGGCAGGCGGGGGTCACTCGAACCGCGTTCTACTTCTATTTCGATTCCAAGTACTCCGCGCTGGCCGAACTGTTGCACGGCCGCACCACTGCCGCCATGCTCGATCGGTCGTTTGCGGTGCGGATGCCCGGGGAATCGACGCGAGCGTTGATCGCGCGGGTCATCACCGGCATACGTGCCGCGCTGGCGGCCGACGATCCGGTGTGGGCGTCGTGTCGCGCATCGGCAGGCTATGAACCTGAGATCGCCGAAATCGTCGCTGACGTGGAGGACGCCATCACCCGCCGGATCGTGGCGATTGTGGTCACCGAAGTATGCCAAGGCGCCCAACCGATCTCGGCCGACCTGCCGGCGCTGGTCCGTGTTCTGACCACCGCGACGGTCACCGGTTGTGCTCCCGCGCGTTTCGGAGCACCGTCTGGCCAACCCGATCCCGCTACTGACGTGGTGCCGGCCCTGTGGCTGAATGCATTGTGGCCCAGGTAG
- a CDS encoding AMP-dependent synthetase/ligase, with amino-acid sequence MSESLCAHFQRRVAELGDTAAICHADGTVALTWSQYGAEVRRVAAGLAGLGVRRGDVVAMMLTNRSEFHVVDAAVMHLGAVGFSVYNTSATAQISYLFENAEPVVVVSEAQYLEKVLAAASGTGVRHVVSVDESSHGVLTLDEVTACGADDFDFDAAWKAVQRDDILTLIYTSGTTGHPKGVELTHANLLYQLEVIPSVVGNLASGRVLSYLPDAHLINRWIGQYAPMYFGITVTDVGDPKTLVDVLGRVHPTFFVAVPMLWYKIRARIEALIAEQAGPAGALARWALTAGKKKAAATLAGGRLGLLDEAAAAAADVLVLSKIRSRLGLDQLSAAVSGAAPIDVSVLEFMLAIGVPVLEAWGMSETSAVTTVNPRDRIKLGTVGKPIPGTQIKLDSDGEILVRGCGVMRGYHRDPDRTADILDTNGWIHTGDIGSLDAEGYLRIVDRKKELIINSGGKNMSPSNIEGALKAASSLIGAVAAIGDNRPHIAALITLDPDAAAEFADRHGLRDTAIAELVDSEAIQRAVSEAVTLANARLSRVEQIRSWKVLPQYWIPGSDELTPTLKLRRAPIAEKYAAQIDALYARLS; translated from the coding sequence ATGAGCGAAAGCCTGTGCGCGCATTTCCAACGGCGCGTTGCCGAGCTCGGTGACACCGCAGCAATCTGCCACGCTGACGGCACAGTGGCATTGACGTGGTCGCAGTACGGCGCCGAGGTTCGACGCGTCGCCGCGGGATTGGCCGGGCTGGGTGTGCGCCGGGGTGACGTGGTTGCGATGATGCTGACCAATCGCAGCGAATTCCACGTTGTTGATGCCGCGGTCATGCACCTGGGCGCGGTCGGCTTCTCGGTGTACAACACCAGCGCCACGGCACAGATCAGCTACCTGTTCGAAAACGCCGAGCCGGTGGTCGTGGTCAGCGAGGCGCAGTATCTGGAGAAGGTGCTCGCCGCCGCATCGGGCACCGGTGTGCGCCATGTCGTCTCCGTCGATGAATCAAGCCACGGTGTACTCACCCTCGACGAGGTGACCGCTTGCGGTGCTGACGATTTCGACTTCGACGCGGCCTGGAAGGCCGTTCAGCGCGACGATATCTTGACCCTCATCTACACCAGCGGGACCACCGGGCACCCCAAGGGCGTAGAGCTGACACACGCCAACCTGCTGTACCAACTCGAGGTGATCCCCAGTGTGGTCGGCAACCTCGCCAGCGGCCGCGTGCTGTCCTACCTGCCGGATGCGCACCTGATCAATCGATGGATCGGCCAGTACGCGCCGATGTACTTCGGCATCACGGTCACCGACGTCGGCGACCCGAAGACCTTGGTCGACGTGCTGGGCCGGGTACACCCGACGTTCTTCGTCGCCGTACCGATGCTGTGGTACAAGATTCGGGCCCGAATCGAGGCGCTCATAGCGGAGCAAGCTGGACCGGCCGGGGCTTTGGCGCGCTGGGCGTTGACCGCCGGCAAGAAGAAGGCTGCAGCCACCCTGGCTGGAGGCCGGCTGGGACTGCTCGACGAAGCGGCCGCCGCCGCGGCAGATGTGTTGGTGTTGTCGAAGATTCGCTCGCGCCTGGGGCTGGACCAGCTGAGTGCTGCGGTGTCGGGCGCTGCACCCATCGATGTTTCCGTTCTCGAGTTCATGCTCGCGATCGGCGTACCGGTGCTGGAGGCCTGGGGCATGTCAGAGACCTCGGCGGTCACGACCGTGAACCCGAGAGACCGGATCAAACTGGGCACGGTCGGTAAACCGATCCCGGGCACTCAGATCAAACTCGATTCCGACGGCGAGATTCTGGTGCGCGGGTGCGGCGTGATGCGCGGATACCATCGCGATCCCGACCGCACCGCGGACATTCTGGATACCAACGGCTGGATCCACACCGGCGACATCGGCTCGCTCGATGCCGAGGGGTATCTGCGCATCGTCGACCGGAAGAAGGAGTTGATCATCAACTCCGGCGGAAAGAACATGTCGCCCAGCAACATCGAGGGCGCATTGAAGGCCGCGAGCTCCCTGATCGGCGCTGTCGCAGCCATCGGCGACAACCGGCCACACATCGCCGCGCTCATCACGCTCGACCCCGACGCGGCCGCGGAGTTCGCAGACCGGCACGGACTCCGCGACACCGCAATAGCTGAGCTCGTCGACAGCGAAGCCATCCAGCGCGCTGTTTCCGAGGCAGTGACGCTGGCGAACGCTCGCCTATCCCGGGTTGAACAGATACGCAGCTGGAAAGTCCTGCCGCAGTATTGGATTCCCGGCAGTGATGAGCTGACGCCCACGCTCAAGCTGCGCCGTGCGCCGATCGCCGAGAAGTACGCAGCGCAGATCGACGCGCTGTACGCGCGCCTGAGTTGA
- a CDS encoding acyl-CoA dehydrogenase family protein, translated as MTHALTTELADLSGLARDFFTKEVAPRHEEFAAAGEPDRALYRRAGDLGLLLMSIPEEFGGGGATFAHEAVLFREQAYAGDLSMQLGVHAGIVPHYLNTYSSPEQKRRWLPKLASGEWIGAIAMTEPGTGSDLQAISTRAVRVGDEYVISGAKTFISNGATCDLIIIAAKTDPGQGAAGLSLLAAEVGDDTPGFQRGRKLKKIGQKGQDTTELFFDELRVPAENLLGGIEGRGFVQLMQQLPQERLIVGVAALGAVEAAYDHTVAYVKERHVFGKPLFALQNTRFELADIATVIDVMRTFVDDAIQRHVRGELDVKRAAQVKLWCSEQQTEIVDRCLQLHGGYGYMEEYPISRLFVDSRISRIYAGANEVMKDLIARHL; from the coding sequence GTGACCCACGCATTGACGACCGAACTGGCGGACCTGTCCGGCTTGGCCCGGGACTTCTTCACCAAAGAAGTCGCCCCGCGCCACGAGGAGTTCGCCGCCGCCGGAGAGCCCGACCGGGCGTTGTATCGCCGTGCCGGCGACTTGGGCTTGCTGCTGATGTCCATACCTGAGGAATTCGGCGGCGGCGGAGCAACTTTCGCGCACGAGGCGGTACTGTTCCGGGAGCAGGCCTATGCGGGTGACCTCTCGATGCAGTTGGGGGTACACGCGGGCATCGTCCCGCATTACCTGAACACCTACTCCAGCCCCGAGCAGAAGCGGCGCTGGCTCCCCAAGCTCGCTTCCGGCGAATGGATCGGGGCGATCGCCATGACCGAGCCGGGCACCGGCTCCGATTTGCAGGCCATTTCGACCAGGGCGGTACGCGTCGGAGACGAGTACGTGATCTCCGGTGCGAAGACGTTCATCTCGAATGGTGCGACATGCGACCTGATCATCATTGCGGCCAAGACTGATCCAGGACAGGGTGCGGCCGGATTGTCGCTGCTTGCTGCCGAGGTCGGCGACGACACTCCCGGATTCCAGCGCGGGCGCAAATTGAAGAAGATCGGCCAGAAAGGACAGGACACCACCGAATTGTTCTTCGATGAACTCCGGGTACCGGCGGAAAACCTGCTCGGCGGCATCGAGGGGCGCGGCTTCGTCCAGCTGATGCAGCAGTTGCCGCAGGAACGACTCATCGTGGGCGTCGCCGCGTTGGGTGCGGTCGAAGCCGCATACGATCACACCGTGGCATACGTCAAGGAACGCCACGTGTTCGGGAAACCCCTTTTCGCCCTGCAGAATACGCGTTTCGAACTGGCCGACATCGCTACCGTCATCGATGTGATGCGCACGTTCGTCGACGACGCGATTCAGCGTCACGTCCGCGGCGAGCTCGACGTCAAGCGCGCCGCTCAGGTCAAACTCTGGTGCTCCGAACAACAGACAGAGATCGTTGACCGCTGCCTGCAACTACACGGCGGCTACGGGTACATGGAGGAGTACCCGATTTCCCGCTTGTTCGTCGACAGTCGAATCTCTCGGATCTACGCCGGCGCCAACGAAGTCATGAAGGACCTCATCGCCCGCCACCTCTGA